From Elaeis guineensis isolate ETL-2024a chromosome 16, EG11, whole genome shotgun sequence, a single genomic window includes:
- the LOC105059270 gene encoding uncharacterized protein, producing the protein MELFFSGFTSESSASENLFAHPDIQKCPFLRNINAPTKFSFSSSVNFPAPVRGAKGPIFEDGPNFDMAFRLFHGRDGVVPLSGKSYMHDENVEPEPAPQFNPLAAKAATISLSAFGLGGPFGFDFFSNKWKKQKNRSSKNDPSQKGGDSSHEALSNEWLETGQCPIAKSYRAVSRVLPLVAKALQPPPGVKLRCPPAVVAARAALARTALVKNLRPQPLPAKMLAIALLGMAANVPLGIWREHTLKFSPQWFAAIHAAVPFIAMLRKSVLMPKTAMAFTIAASILGQTIGSRAERYRLKAVAAARVSGSPTSKEAFSLKKSGQCSEGEGRVWDPLPLKVAGSGSSSATAPTASVCG; encoded by the exons ATGGAACTCTTCTTCAGTGGTTTTACCAGTGAATCGTCAGCATCTGAGAATTTGTTTGCCCATCCGGACATCCAAAAGTGCCCATTTTTGAGAAACATCAATGCACCCACCAAGTTTTCATTCTCTTCATCTGTCAATTTTCCTGCTCCT GTAAGAGGAGCCAAGGGTCCAATCTTTGAAgatggacccaactttgatatggCATTCAGGCTTTTCCATGGACGTGATGGAGTTGTCCCACTTTCAGGAAAATCATACATGCATGATGAAAATGTGGAACCTGAGCCTGCACCACAGTTTAACCCATTAGCGGCCAAGGCAGCTACTATCAGCCTCTCAGCTTTTGGACTTGGAGGACCCTTTGGCTTTGATTTCTTCTCAAACAAGTGGAAGAAACAGAAGAacagatcctccaagaatgatccTTCACAG AAAGGAGGAGATTCCTCACATGAAGCACTCAGCAATGAGTGGCTGGAAACTGGGCAGTGCCCTATTGCAAAGTCCTACAGGGCAGTGAGCCGTGTCCTACCTCTTGTTGCAAAGGCCCTACAGCCACCACCAGGTGTGAAACTAAGGTGTCCACCTGCTGTGGTGGCTGCTCGAGCAGCACTAGCCCGAACAGCCCTCGTGAAGAACCTCCGCCCCCAGCCCTTGCCTGCTAAGATGCTAGCGATTGCCTTGCTAGGCATGGCAGCCAATGTTCCCCTTGGGATATGGCGAGAGCACACATTAAAATTCTCCCCACAATGGTTTGCAGCTATCCATGCTGCTGTTCCATTCATTGCAATGCTGAGGAAGTCCGTGCTTATGCCAAAGACTGCAATGGCATTCACTATAGCAGCCTCTATTTTAGGTCAGACCATTGGTTCAAGGGCTGAACGTTACCGGCTGAAGGCAGTGGCTGCGGCAAGGGTCTCTGGAAGTCCTACTAGCAAGGAAGCTTTTAGTCTGAAAAAGAGTGGGCAGTGCAGTGAGGGTGAGGGAAGAGTCTGGGATCCACTTCCGCTCAAGGTGGCAGGTTCCGGCTCATCTTCAGCTACTGCACCGACTGCAAGTGTGTGCGGCTGA